The following proteins are encoded in a genomic region of Zea mays cultivar B73 chromosome 9, Zm-B73-REFERENCE-NAM-5.0, whole genome shotgun sequence:
- the LOC100282238 gene encoding ubiquilin-1: MASGGEGAGSGESPPAASVEAAAVEATLHIRCANGSKFTVQTDLGATVGAFKEVLSGSCGVPAPQQRLIYKGRILKDEQTLDSYGVETDHTIHLVRGVATPAASSAPAAANPLASFTPSSGPAGGLGGLFPGVDAPGNDRPSGIFRPGFPELEQVEQHLSQNPNLMREIMNMPAMQNLMNNPDLIRNMIMNNPQMREIMDRNPDLAHVLNDPSVLRQTLEAARNPEIMREMMRNTDRAMSNIESSPEGFNMLRRMYETVQEPFLNATTMGGEGSTASNPFSALLGNQGSSQPGQGQPATNAPTTGSESTTGTPAPNTNPLPNPWSTNAGSAQGATRTPSGNARTGGVGGTGATGGLGGLGSPELSSLLGGLAGSPRTGSAGGLGGSGSPDLGSMLGGSPDVSPFSQMLQNPAMIQMMQNIMSDPQTMNQLLNLNPNARNLMESNTHMREMFQNPEFLRQLTSPETLQQLLSFQQTLLGQLGQHQPSQGGNNAGSATGTRGNPSLDTLMSMLSGLGSGGGLGVPNTSSVPPEELYATQLTQLQEMGFIDTAENIQALVATAGNVHAAVERLLGNLGQ; the protein is encoded by the exons ATGGCAAGCGGAGGCGAGGGCGCAGGGAGCGGCGAATCCCCTCCCGCCGCCTCAGTGGAGGCGGCAGCGGTCGAGGCGACGCTGCACATCCGGTGCGCGAACGGCTCCAAGTTCACGGTGCAGACGGACCTGGGCGCCACGGTGGGCGCGTTCAAGGAGGTCTTATCCGGTAGCTGCGGCGTGCCAGCACCGCAGCAGCGCCTGATCTACAAGGGCCGCATCCTCAAGGACGAGCAAACCCTAGACAGCTATG GCGTTGAGACGGATCACACAATTCACTTGGTGCGAGGTGTCGCCACACCAGCTGCATCCAGTGCACCTGCTGCTGCCAACCCCCTTGCTTCATTTACTCCTAGTAGTGGCCCTGCAGGTGGCCTGGGAGGCCTATTTCCaggtgttgatgctccaggaaatGACAGGCCATCAGGTATATTTAGGCCAGGATTTCCAGAATTAGAGCAAGTTGAGCAACATTTAAGCCAGAATCCCAACTTGATGAGGGAGATAATGAATATGCCGGCAATGCAAAATCTCATGAATAACCCTGATTTAATACGTAATATGATCATGAACAACCCACAAATGCGCGAGATCATGGATCGGAATCCTGATCTTGCCCATGTGCTCAATGACCCAAGCGTCCTCCGCCAAACACTCGAAGCTGCTAGGAACCCTGAAATCATGAGAGAGATGATGCGGAACACAGACAGAGCTATGAGCAACATTGAGTCTTCTCCTGAAGGTTTTAATATGCTCCGCCGCATGTACGAAACTGTCCAGGAGCCATTTCTAAATGCAACAACAATGGGTGGGGAAGGAAGCACAGCCTCAAATCCATTTTCAGCTCTTCTCGGGAATCAGGGGTCTAGCCAACCTGGTCAAGGTCAACCTGCAACAAATGCTCCAACTACTGGTTCAGAATCGACAACTGGAACCCCAGCTCCAAATACTAATCCACTTCCAAATCCCTGGAGCACCAATG CTGGGAGTGCACAAGGTGCAACACGGACTCCTAGTGGCAATGCAAGAACTGGTGGTGTTGGGGGCACTGGTGCCACCGGTGGACTGGGAGGATTGGGTTCACCAGAATTGAGTAGTTTGCTTGGTGGTCTTGCTGGCAGTCCAAGAACTGGTTCTGCTGGTGGTTTAGGAGGTTCGGGTTCACCAGATTTGGGGAGTATGCTTGGTGGTTCACCTGATGTTTCTCCGTTCAGTCAGATGTTGCAAAACCCTGCAATGATACAGATGATGCAGAACATTATGTCTGACCCACAGACCATGAACCAG TTGCTTAACCTCAACCCAAATGCACGCAACCTGATGGAATCAAACACTCATATGAGGGAAATGTTTCAAAATCCAGAATTTCTTCGCCAGCTGACATCGCCTGAGACTTTGCAG CAATTACTCTCATTTCAGCAGACTTTATTAGGACAGCTTGGTCAACATCAACCTAGCCA GGGCGGGAACAATGCAGGCAGTGCCACAG GTACACGGGGAAACCCTAGCCTTGACACCTTGATGAGCATGCTCAGCGGGCTTGGTTCGGGAGGTGGTCTAGGTGTTCCAAATACCTCCAGCG TGCCACCGGAGGAGCTCTATGCCACACAGCTTACTCAACTCCAAGAAATGGGGTTTATTGACACCGCGGAGAACATTCAAGCACTGGTCGCTACTGCTGGGAATGTACATGCTGCGGTGGAACGCCTTCTTGGGAACCTTGGACAGTAG